The segment ACCTCCACCTCTCTGACGGCCGCCGGGAGTCCCTCGCGGCGCAGCTCCGGCATCGCGTCCTCTCGGGCGACGGCGAAGCGACGTACGTCGTCGGCGTCACCGACGACGGCGGACTCGCGGGCGTCCCGCCCGCGGAGTTCTCGGAGTCCATGGACGTCCTGAGTCTGCTCGCCGAGGAGGCGGGCGCGCACATCGACGAGGTGCAGACGTGGAGCGTCGACGATGCTGGTGCACGCGCCGGTACGGACGTCGACGTTGCGGGCGCACAAGCGGGCAGCGGATCGGCGACGGACGACGACGACAGCGCCGACGGCATCGTCGGCGTCGCGACGATCCAGGAGGGCGCGGTCCTCGAGACGGACGACGAGCACATCGTCGTCGGGACCGCGGGCCACGTCGACCACGGGAAGTCGACGCTCGTCGGGTCCCTCGTCACGGGCGAGGCGGACGACGGCGAGGGCGCCACGCGCTCGTACCTCGACGTGAAGCCCCACGAGGTCGAGCGCGGTCTCTCCGCTGACCTCTCCTACGCCGTCTACGGGTTCGACGGCGACGACGAGCCCGTTCGGATGCAGAACCCGCACCGGAAGACCGACCGGGCGCGCGTCGTCGACGAGTCCGAGAAGCTCGTGTCGTTCGTCGACACCGTCGGGCACGAGCCGTGGCTGCGGACGACGATCCGCGGCCTCGTCGGCCAGAAGCTCGACTACGGCCTGCTGACGGTCGCGGCCGACGACGGGCCGACGAAGACGACCCGCGAGCACCTCGGCGTCCTGCTCGCGACCGAGCTCCCGACGATGGTCGCTATCACGAAGGCCGACCTCGTCTCCGAGGAGCGCCTCGCGGCGGTCGAGCGCGAGGTCGAGACGCTCCTGCGGGACGTCGGGAAGACGCCGCTCCGGATCGGTCGTCACGGCGTCGACGCGGCCGTCGACGAGGTCGGCGACGGCGTCGTCCCCGTGTTCGTGACGAGTTCCGTCGAGGGGCGCGGACTGGACGCGCTCGACGAGGTGTTCCGTCGCCTCCCGAAGACCGCGGGCGACGACGGCGACTTCCGGATGTACATCGACCGCACCTACTCCGTGACCGGAGTGGGCGCGGTCGCCTCCGGCACCATCATGCGCGGCGAGGTCGAGGCCGGCGACGAACTCCTGCTCGGGCCGATGCCCGACGGCTCGTTCCGCGAGGTCGAGGCTCGCAGCATCGAGATGCACTACCATCGCGTCGACGAGGCCAAGGCCGGGCGCATCGTCGGCATCGCACTCAAGGGCGTCGACGAGGCCGACATCGAGCGCGGGATGGTGCTCGTGCCCGCGGACAGCGACCCGAAGCCGGTCCGCGAGTTCGAAGCCGAAGTAATGGTGCTGAATCACCCGACCAGGATCGGCGACGGCTACGAGCCGGTCGTCCACCTGGAGACCATCAGCGAAGCCGCGGTGTTCCACCCCGAAGGCGGCCAGTTGCTTCCCGGCGACAAGGGGAACACGCGAGTCCGGTTCAAGTTCCGTCCGTACCTCGTCGAGGCGGGCCAGCGGTTCGTGTTCCGCGAGGGCCAGAGCAAGGGCGTCGGCACCGTCACCGGCGTCCACACCGACGACGACTGAGTGCAGTGGCGTACGGTCGAGCGACTGCCCGACGACTCGGTGACGCGGACGACGAGAGGGGCGACCCCGGTGACGTTTTGGTCGGCCGTCGCCTACCCTCGACCATGACCGACGGGGCCCGTCGCGCGCTGCTCGTCCTGACGGGCGTGCTCTCCTTCCTGTTCTACGTCGCGATCGCGGTCGTCCTCGCGAACGTCGCAACCGTGGTGCTCGCGGACCCGCCAGCACCGGGGGTGCTCGTCGCCGCGGTCGTCGCGAGCGGCCTCGCGTTCGGGTACCTGAGCTATCGCGCCGGCCCGACGCGCATCCTCGGGGCGCTCGACGCACGACCGGTGCCGCGCGCGACCGCGCCACGGCTCCACGAGCGCCTAGAGGCGATCGCCGACCGCATGGACGTCCGGGCGCCGTCGGTGTACGTCGCGGCGCTCGACGCACCGAACGCGCTCGCCGTCGGCGCACGCGGCGGCGGCGTCGTCGTCCTCGACCACCGCCTCCCGCGCATCCTTCGCCCTGAGGAACTCGACGCCATCCTCGCGCACGAACTCGCGCACCTCGAGGGGTACGACGGCCTCGTCCAGACCCTCGCCGCGAGCGTCCTCCAGACCGTCGCCGGCATCGCGTTCCTCGCCATTCTCCCCGTCGGCTTCCTGTTCGCCGGACTGTCCAGAACGGCGACCTACCTCGCCGGCCAGCAACCCGAGCCGTTCCGCGTCCACCTCCAGCGTACGCACTACCGCGTCGGCCAGCTCGTCGTCCTCGCACTCCTCGCGTTCACGCTCGCACTCCGCGCACACTCCCGCCGCCGCGAACTCGCCGCCGACGACCGCGCCGTCGACGTCACCGGCGACCCGCTCGCGCTCGCCCGCGGCCTCCGACGCATCCAGCGCGCCAGCGACCCCTACCGCGGCCTCTGGAGTTCGCTATTCGTCCACGGCGAAGAGGACGCCCTCACGGAACTGCTCGCGACGCACCCATCGATGGACGACCGCATCGAACGCCTCCGAGCGATGGCCGACGACCGCCAGCGAATCACGGTCGACGTCGAGTAGCGGTCAGTATCCACCCGAACCGGCGGCCTGGAGGCCGCCGTATGCTACACGAGTCAGTACCGACCGGAAACGGCGGCCTGGAGGCCGCCGTATGCTATAGCAGTCAGTTCCGCCACGGCGGTGTCGCGAGTTCGTCCAGTCGTTCGACGGTGAAGTGCGGTTCCGGGTCGGGTTCGGTGGTGCCGTCGTGGAGCCACGCGGAGCGGACGCCCGCGGCGTGCGCGCCGGGAACGTCGGTCTGGAGGGAGTTCCCGACGTGGACCGCGCGGTCCGCAGTCGTCCCGAGATCGTCGAGTGCGGCGTAGTACGCGTCTGGCTCGGGCTTCGCGGGTGCGTCGTAGCCCGCAAAGACGACGGTCTGGAACGTGTCCGAGAA is part of the Halorubellus sp. JP-L1 genome and harbors:
- a CDS encoding M48 family metallopeptidase — protein: MTDGARRALLVLTGVLSFLFYVAIAVVLANVATVVLADPPAPGVLVAAVVASGLAFGYLSYRAGPTRILGALDARPVPRATAPRLHERLEAIADRMDVRAPSVYVAALDAPNALAVGARGGGVVVLDHRLPRILRPEELDAILAHELAHLEGYDGLVQTLAASVLQTVAGIAFLAILPVGFLFAGLSRTATYLAGQQPEPFRVHLQRTHYRVGQLVVLALLAFTLALRAHSRRRELAADDRAVDVTGDPLALARGLRRIQRASDPYRGLWSSLFVHGEEDALTELLATHPSMDDRIERLRAMADDRQRITVDVE
- a CDS encoding GTPBP1 family GTP-binding protein; translation: MSPDRAVLQRALDRGEREGGSVEFKERLRKDLHLSDGRRESLAAQLRHRVLSGDGEATYVVGVTDDGGLAGVPPAEFSESMDVLSLLAEEAGAHIDEVQTWSVDDAGARAGTDVDVAGAQAGSGSATDDDDSADGIVGVATIQEGAVLETDDEHIVVGTAGHVDHGKSTLVGSLVTGEADDGEGATRSYLDVKPHEVERGLSADLSYAVYGFDGDDEPVRMQNPHRKTDRARVVDESEKLVSFVDTVGHEPWLRTTIRGLVGQKLDYGLLTVAADDGPTKTTREHLGVLLATELPTMVAITKADLVSEERLAAVEREVETLLRDVGKTPLRIGRHGVDAAVDEVGDGVVPVFVTSSVEGRGLDALDEVFRRLPKTAGDDGDFRMYIDRTYSVTGVGAVASGTIMRGEVEAGDELLLGPMPDGSFREVEARSIEMHYHRVDEAKAGRIVGIALKGVDEADIERGMVLVPADSDPKPVREFEAEVMVLNHPTRIGDGYEPVVHLETISEAAVFHPEGGQLLPGDKGNTRVRFKFRPYLVEAGQRFVFREGQSKGVGTVTGVHTDDD